From the Arthrobacter sp. PM3 genome, one window contains:
- a CDS encoding LysM peptidoglycan-binding domain-containing protein — MSAANAIHGTFDHRISNRNAPARPKVAAGRDVVAPQGVTGRRQQAPLRLTRRGRFVFFGLPLILLAGLVLSFSGFINAPAKAADAADQLSATPALSVTVQPGESLWAIAGSVAPERDPRDVVADIVQLNNLGDARVMPGQQLFVPTR, encoded by the coding sequence ATGTCAGCAGCAAACGCGATTCACGGCACTTTTGATCACCGCATTTCGAACCGCAACGCCCCCGCCCGGCCCAAGGTCGCTGCCGGGCGGGACGTCGTTGCCCCGCAGGGCGTCACTGGCCGGCGGCAGCAGGCACCGTTGCGGCTCACCCGGCGCGGACGGTTCGTGTTCTTCGGTCTGCCCCTGATCCTGCTGGCCGGGCTCGTCCTGTCGTTCAGCGGATTCATCAACGCGCCCGCGAAGGCGGCAGACGCCGCGGACCAGCTCTCGGCGACCCCAGCACTCTCCGTCACCGTCCAGCCGGGAGAATCCCTGTGGGCCATTGCCGGATCCGTCGCGCCGGAGCGCGATCCCCGTGACGTCGTGGCGGATATCGTGCAGCTGAACAACCTCGGCGATGCGCGTGTAATGCCCGGCCAGCAGCTCTTCGTCCCGACCAGGTAG
- a CDS encoding histidinol-phosphate transaminase — protein MTDQLERLNRLPLRTNLRGLRPYGAPQLDVPILLNVNENTHGVPADVRAAITEAVSAAATGLNRYPDREFTELREALAEYLGHGLDADNIWAANGSNEVLQQILQAFGGPGRTALGFPPTYSMYPLLASGTDTAYITGARAEDYGLSAESAARQVRELQPNIVFLCSPNNPTGTGLGLDVVEAVYDAGEASQTIVIVDEAYHEFAHDGTPSALTLLPGRERLIVSRTMSKAFALAGARLGYMAAAPEVADALRLVRLPYHLSAITQATALAALQHRVALMADVEDIKRQRDRIVSELTRMGLKPAASDSNYVFFGGLKNPHNVWQGLLDAGVLIRDVGIPGHLRVTAGTETETTAFLEALERILTSNSTRQA, from the coding sequence GTGACTGACCAGCTTGAGCGCCTCAACCGACTGCCCCTGCGGACCAACCTTCGCGGCCTGCGCCCGTATGGCGCGCCACAGCTGGACGTCCCCATCCTCCTCAACGTCAACGAGAACACCCATGGCGTCCCGGCCGATGTCCGTGCGGCAATTACCGAAGCCGTCAGCGCTGCCGCCACCGGGCTGAACCGCTACCCGGACCGGGAGTTCACCGAATTGCGTGAGGCCCTCGCCGAATACCTGGGCCATGGCCTGGATGCGGACAATATCTGGGCCGCGAACGGCTCGAACGAAGTCCTCCAGCAAATCCTCCAGGCGTTCGGGGGCCCCGGCCGGACCGCCCTCGGATTCCCTCCCACGTATTCGATGTACCCGCTGCTGGCCTCCGGCACGGACACTGCGTACATCACCGGCGCCCGCGCGGAAGACTACGGCCTCAGCGCGGAATCGGCGGCCCGCCAGGTTCGGGAACTGCAGCCGAACATCGTCTTCCTGTGCTCGCCGAACAACCCCACCGGCACCGGCCTGGGGCTTGACGTCGTCGAGGCCGTTTACGACGCCGGTGAGGCCAGCCAGACAATCGTGATCGTCGACGAGGCCTACCACGAGTTCGCCCACGACGGCACGCCCAGCGCGCTCACCCTGCTGCCGGGCCGCGAGCGGCTCATCGTCTCGCGCACCATGAGCAAAGCGTTTGCCCTCGCCGGGGCGCGCCTCGGATACATGGCCGCGGCGCCGGAAGTCGCCGACGCCCTGCGCCTGGTCCGCCTGCCGTACCACCTCTCGGCCATCACCCAGGCCACCGCCCTGGCTGCTCTGCAGCACCGAGTGGCGCTCATGGCGGACGTTGAGGACATCAAGCGCCAGCGGGACCGGATTGTCTCCGAACTCACCCGCATGGGCCTCAAGCCCGCGGCTTCCGATTCGAACTACGTGTTCTTCGGCGGTCTCAAGAACCCTCACAACGTCTGGCAGGGCCTCCTGGACGCCGGGGTCCTCATCCGTGACGTCGGCATCCCGGGGCACCTGCGGGTCACTGCGGGCACTGAGACGGAAACCACAGCGTTCCTTGAGGCCCTTGAGCGCATCCTGACCAGCAACTCAACACGGCAGGCCTAA
- the hisB gene encoding imidazoleglycerol-phosphate dehydratase HisB gives MSNIGATAVETRTARMERTTSESSVLVEINLDGTGVSDISTSVPFYDHMLTALSKHSLIDMTVKATGDTHIDVHHTVEDVAITFGEVLKTALGNKAGIRRFGEATVPLDEALAQAVVDVSGRPYLVHAGEPAGQEYHLIGGHFTGSLTRHVFEAITLHAGICLHMNVTAGRDPHHIVEAQFKAFARALRAAVEPDPRVEGIPSTKGAL, from the coding sequence ATGAGCAACATCGGAGCCACAGCTGTCGAGACCCGGACCGCACGCATGGAACGGACCACCAGCGAGTCGTCCGTCCTGGTCGAGATCAACCTGGACGGAACCGGGGTCTCCGACATCAGCACCTCGGTGCCGTTCTATGACCACATGCTCACGGCCCTGAGCAAGCACTCCCTCATTGACATGACCGTCAAGGCCACCGGCGACACCCACATCGACGTCCACCACACCGTCGAGGACGTTGCCATCACCTTCGGCGAGGTCCTGAAGACCGCCCTGGGCAACAAGGCCGGAATCCGCCGCTTCGGCGAGGCGACCGTACCCCTGGATGAAGCCTTGGCCCAGGCCGTCGTCGACGTCTCGGGCCGGCCGTACCTGGTCCACGCAGGGGAGCCTGCCGGCCAGGAATACCACCTGATCGGCGGCCACTTCACGGGCTCCCTGACCCGCCACGTCTTCGAGGCGATCACGCTCCACGCCGGAATCTGCCTCCACATGAATGTCACCGCCGGACGGGACCCGCACCACATCGTCGAGGCCCAGTTCAAGGCCTTTGCCCGCGCCCTGCGCGCCGCCGTCGAGCCCGATCCCCGGGTCGAGGGCATCCCGTCCACTAAGGGCGCCCTGTGA
- the hisH gene encoding imidazole glycerol phosphate synthase subunit HisH: MTGPILRDGAIIDPSAGARPASPAGKPTVTVLDYGSGNVRSAVRALERAGAEVILSSKPEDVLNADGLVVPGVGAFETVMRELKSVDAIRLIGRRVAGGRPVLAICVGLQVLFEAGVEHGTEAEGMGEWPGKVELLPADVVPHMGWNTVSVPEGSTLFAGVEDERFYFVHSYGVQHWDFDVIQPRMAAPLVTWSEHGAPFIAAVENGPLCATQFHPEKSGDAGARLLRNWVGSLRPAGPNAAAPGQTA, translated from the coding sequence GTGACCGGGCCGATCCTCCGCGACGGGGCCATCATTGACCCCTCGGCAGGCGCCCGGCCGGCATCTCCGGCGGGCAAGCCCACCGTCACGGTCCTGGACTACGGCTCCGGAAACGTCCGGTCCGCGGTCCGCGCGCTGGAGCGGGCCGGCGCGGAAGTCATCCTCAGCTCCAAGCCGGAGGATGTCCTGAACGCCGACGGCCTCGTGGTTCCCGGCGTCGGCGCCTTCGAAACCGTCATGCGCGAACTCAAGTCCGTGGACGCCATCCGCCTGATCGGCCGCCGGGTCGCCGGCGGACGCCCAGTGCTGGCCATCTGCGTCGGCCTCCAGGTGCTCTTCGAGGCCGGCGTCGAACACGGCACGGAAGCCGAAGGCATGGGGGAGTGGCCCGGCAAGGTGGAGCTGCTGCCCGCCGATGTCGTGCCGCACATGGGCTGGAACACCGTCTCCGTCCCGGAAGGGTCCACGCTGTTCGCCGGCGTCGAGGACGAGCGCTTCTACTTCGTGCACTCCTACGGCGTCCAGCACTGGGACTTCGACGTCATCCAGCCGCGCATGGCCGCGCCCCTGGTGACCTGGTCCGAGCACGGCGCCCCGTTCATCGCGGCCGTGGAAAACGGCCCGCTCTGCGCCACGCAGTTCCACCCGGAGAAGTCGGGCGACGCCGGCGCGCGGCTGCTGCGCAACTGGGTCGGGAGCCTGCGTCCGGCCGGTCCCAACGCCGCAGCCCCGGGACAGACCGCCTAG
- the priA gene encoding bifunctional 1-(5-phosphoribosyl)-5-((5-phosphoribosylamino)methylideneamino)imidazole-4-carboxamide isomerase/phosphoribosylanthranilate isomerase PriA, with translation MTTETPLPVLELLPAVDVVNGQAVRLVQGEAGSETSYGTPLEAALNWQQQGAEWVHLVDLDAAFGRGSNAELLREVVGRLDIKVELSGGLRDDESLEKALDLGVARVNLGTAALENPEWTARVIDRFGDKIAVGLDVRGTTLAGRGWTKEGGDLWEVLGRLEDAGCARYVVTDVTKDGTLQGPNVELLRQMVEKTGKPVVASGGISSLVDLQVLRSLVPLGVEGAIVGKALYNGNFTLPQALDVAGRR, from the coding sequence ATGACCACCGAAACCCCGTTGCCCGTACTCGAGCTCCTGCCCGCCGTCGACGTCGTCAACGGGCAGGCCGTCCGGCTCGTGCAGGGCGAAGCCGGCAGCGAGACCAGCTACGGCACCCCGCTGGAGGCGGCCCTGAACTGGCAGCAGCAGGGGGCCGAATGGGTGCACTTGGTGGACCTCGACGCCGCCTTCGGCCGGGGCTCCAACGCGGAACTGCTCCGCGAAGTCGTGGGGCGCCTGGACATCAAGGTCGAGCTCTCCGGCGGCCTGCGTGACGACGAGTCCCTCGAGAAGGCGCTCGACCTCGGCGTCGCCCGCGTGAACCTGGGCACCGCGGCCTTGGAGAACCCCGAATGGACGGCCCGGGTGATCGACCGCTTCGGCGACAAGATCGCCGTCGGACTGGACGTCCGCGGCACCACCCTGGCCGGCCGCGGCTGGACGAAGGAAGGCGGGGACCTCTGGGAGGTGCTCGGCCGCCTGGAGGATGCCGGCTGTGCCCGGTACGTCGTCACCGACGTCACCAAGGACGGCACGCTCCAGGGCCCCAACGTCGAACTGCTGCGCCAGATGGTCGAGAAGACGGGCAAGCCCGTGGTCGCCTCCGGCGGCATTTCCAGCCTCGTGGACCTGCAGGTCCTACGTTCCCTGGTGCCGCTCGGCGTTGAAGGGGCCATCGTCGGCAAGGCCCTTTACAACGGCAACTTCACCCTGCCCCAGGCCCTTGACGTCGCCGGCCGCCGCTAG